Proteins encoded in a region of the Vibrio ponticus genome:
- a CDS encoding class I SAM-dependent methyltransferase, producing MAGPQRPPKTRYQIPANLLQPLWFRSRESLADDGLVYDPIAASACHRCKLAPECFSGDIAQKQLLHATLTQLCDEQVNAFLKQNPDGWIINVGAGLDTRFYRVDNGLCHWIELDVTENLLWRQKLFHNSERYHHQCGSVTELSWLDELNIPEKAPVMLVCEHALLDIQQPQVASFVQALGRHFDDARACLVLAGDLSQTKLGQGMGSGQYAHGYESARDAMLQYLPWLRRVRIFSPLDKHCHRWKWWQRLLTNFSAIKRRLTPVVVLLRW from the coding sequence ATGGCTGGCCCGCAACGACCCCCTAAAACTCGCTATCAGATCCCAGCGAATTTGCTACAGCCATTATGGTTTCGCAGCCGAGAGAGTTTGGCTGATGATGGCTTGGTTTACGATCCAATCGCCGCCAGTGCGTGTCACCGCTGTAAGCTCGCCCCAGAGTGTTTTTCAGGTGATATCGCTCAAAAGCAACTCCTACATGCCACACTCACTCAGTTATGTGATGAGCAAGTGAACGCCTTCCTTAAACAAAACCCTGATGGCTGGATTATTAATGTCGGCGCCGGTCTCGATACGCGCTTTTATCGGGTCGACAATGGCTTATGCCATTGGATAGAGTTAGATGTCACTGAAAACTTACTGTGGAGACAGAAGCTGTTCCACAATAGTGAGCGTTATCATCACCAGTGCGGCAGTGTGACTGAACTTTCATGGCTCGATGAGCTGAATATTCCTGAAAAAGCACCAGTAATGTTGGTGTGTGAACACGCATTGCTCGATATTCAGCAGCCTCAAGTCGCGAGTTTTGTTCAAGCACTTGGACGCCATTTTGATGATGCCCGAGCCTGTCTCGTTCTCGCTGGAGATTTAAGCCAGACTAAACTCGGACAAGGAATGGGCTCTGGACAATACGCTCACGGCTACGAGTCGGCTCGAGATGCGATGCTGCAATACCTACCATGGCTCCGCCGAGTGAGGATCTTTTCTCCTTTAGATAAACATTGTCACCGCTGGAAGTGGTGGCAGCGTCTATTAACTAATTTTTCAGCGATTAAACGTCGTCTCACGCCAGTAGTAGTTCTGCTTCGCTGGTGA
- the lexA gene encoding transcriptional repressor LexA has translation MKPLTPRQQQVFDLIKSKIDDTGMPPTRAEIAKELGFRSANAAEEHLKALARKQAIEIIPGASRGIRILLTDDAANDAQGLPLIGQVAAGEPILAQEHVEAHYQVDPSMFKPQADFLLRVNGESMKDIGIMDGDLLAVHKTQDVRDGQVVVARVDDDVTVKRLERKGSTVLLHAENQEFEPIKVDLTSQHLAIEGIAVGIIRNTDWM, from the coding sequence ATGAAGCCGTTAACGCCCCGCCAGCAACAAGTTTTTGATTTAATCAAAAGTAAAATTGATGATACCGGCATGCCGCCAACGCGTGCTGAAATCGCAAAAGAACTCGGTTTTCGTTCAGCGAACGCCGCTGAAGAACATCTGAAAGCACTTGCTCGTAAGCAAGCGATTGAAATTATTCCTGGTGCCTCTCGTGGTATCCGTATTCTGCTCACAGATGATGCGGCAAACGATGCTCAAGGTTTGCCTCTTATTGGTCAAGTTGCTGCTGGTGAGCCTATTTTGGCGCAAGAGCATGTTGAAGCTCACTATCAAGTGGATCCAAGCATGTTTAAGCCACAGGCAGACTTTTTACTGCGAGTTAACGGCGAGTCGATGAAAGATATCGGTATTATGGATGGCGATCTGCTTGCTGTGCATAAAACCCAAGATGTACGAGATGGACAAGTTGTGGTTGCCCGTGTAGACGATGATGTGACCGTTAAGCGTTTAGAACGTAAAGGCTCTACCGTGCTGCTACATGCAGAAAACCAAGAATTTGAACCAATCAAAGTGGATCTAACCAGCCAGCACTTAGCGATTGAAGGCATTGCGGTGGGTATTATTCGTAACACCGATTGGATGTAA
- a CDS encoding diacylglycerol kinase, giving the protein MKPNTTHGLKRLMNATRYSWQGLVAAFKNEAAFREEILLAAIMLPVAFWLDVTQLERILLVATVVLVLIVELINSAIEAVVDRIGSERHELSGRAKDIGSAAVLLAMLLTAYTWATILFF; this is encoded by the coding sequence GTGAAACCAAATACCACTCATGGTTTAAAACGTTTAATGAATGCCACTCGCTATTCATGGCAAGGGTTGGTCGCAGCGTTTAAAAATGAAGCGGCTTTTCGTGAAGAGATTTTGTTGGCTGCAATTATGTTGCCGGTGGCGTTTTGGCTTGATGTGACTCAACTAGAACGCATTCTGTTGGTGGCGACTGTTGTGTTGGTATTGATTGTTGAATTGATCAACAGCGCGATCGAAGCGGTAGTTGATCGAATCGGATCTGAGCGTCATGAACTCTCGGGTCGCGCGAAAGATATTGGTTCTGCAGCCGTGCTATTAGCCATGCTATTAACGGCTTATACTTGGGCGACGATCCTGTTTTTCTAA
- the plsB gene encoding glycerol-3-phosphate 1-O-acyltransferase PlsB, whose translation MSSGRSLSRSLLKLPLSVLVKGTAIPSNPIEDHSIDINKPIVYALPYRSAVDLLSLQKQVKSLGLPDPLEPLEINGKSFNRYVFTSSRQTVIGNDSDVPAESIALFSELLALHKEDSELDVQVIPVTVLWGRKPGKEGKHATYLQSLNGPQKAKAVLLSGRDCLVRISPVVSLRYMASSHGTDASIAHKLARVARIHFSRQKLAASGPNLPSRQALFNRLMKSKAIEKAIEDEASSKDISLEKARKEAHDIMDEIAADFSYSLVRNGDRVLGWLWNRIYQGLNINNAATVRRLAQDGHEIVYVPCHRSHMDYLLLSYVLYHEGMVPPHIAAGINLNFFPAGPIFRRGGAFFIRRSFKGNKLYSTIFREYLAELFAKGYSVEYFSEGGRSRTGRLLQAKTGMLAMTVQAMLRGLNRPVTLVPVYIGYEHVMEVGTYAKELRGSRKEKENAGLVLRTIRKLRNFGQGYVNFGEPIPVNQYLNEHAPEWTKDIDPMGGSKPQWLTPVVNGLATKMMTHINDAAAANALTLCATALLASRQRALSRDSLVRQIDCYLSLLKNVPYSSTCTVPNEDAETLVKHAESLDKFVLETDTMGEIVSLDRNQSILMTYYRNNIIHLFAIPALIAQMLVRRQKLTMAQIKANVAQVYPFLKQELFLSIDETNLDQAVEAYVNELANQGLISIEQEMVEIKQNNTQVLVLLGRTISETLQRYSIALNLLVAMPELGKSDLEIKSQDIAQRLGRLHGINAPEFFDKGVFAALFTTLKEQHYLDIDGNCDLEKTRQFAELLYTMLYPEVRLTIRESVCQAAEHCELEQLTEE comes from the coding sequence ATGTCTTCTGGACGTTCACTATCACGCTCGCTTTTAAAGCTGCCGCTTTCGGTGCTGGTAAAGGGAACGGCTATACCTTCAAATCCGATTGAAGATCATAGCATTGATATTAACAAGCCCATTGTTTACGCACTACCTTACCGTTCTGCTGTGGACTTACTTAGCCTGCAAAAGCAGGTGAAGTCACTGGGTCTACCTGACCCGTTAGAGCCTCTTGAGATAAATGGCAAAAGCTTTAATCGCTACGTATTTACCTCTTCGCGCCAAACCGTTATCGGCAACGACAGCGATGTGCCCGCAGAGTCTATCGCTCTCTTCTCTGAACTACTAGCACTTCATAAAGAAGACAGCGAGTTGGATGTTCAGGTCATTCCCGTTACCGTACTTTGGGGACGTAAACCGGGTAAAGAAGGTAAGCACGCAACTTACCTACAATCGCTCAACGGACCACAAAAAGCCAAAGCTGTCCTGCTATCAGGTCGTGACTGTTTAGTGCGCATCAGCCCAGTGGTTTCATTACGCTATATGGCGAGCTCTCATGGCACCGACGCTTCCATTGCACATAAACTTGCCCGCGTCGCTCGCATCCACTTCTCTCGCCAAAAATTGGCAGCTTCTGGTCCAAATCTACCAAGTCGCCAAGCGCTATTTAATCGTCTAATGAAATCCAAAGCGATTGAGAAAGCCATTGAAGACGAAGCGAGCAGTAAAGATATTTCACTAGAAAAAGCGCGCAAAGAAGCTCATGACATTATGGATGAGATTGCGGCTGACTTCTCTTATTCTTTAGTACGCAATGGTGACCGAGTGCTGGGGTGGCTGTGGAATCGCATCTATCAAGGACTCAACATCAACAACGCTGCGACAGTGCGTCGCTTAGCGCAAGATGGTCATGAAATTGTTTATGTGCCGTGTCATCGCAGTCATATGGACTACTTATTACTCTCGTATGTCTTGTACCACGAGGGAATGGTTCCACCGCATATCGCTGCTGGTATCAACCTAAACTTCTTCCCTGCTGGTCCTATTTTCCGCCGTGGTGGTGCTTTCTTTATTCGCCGCAGCTTCAAAGGCAATAAGCTTTACTCTACGATTTTCCGTGAGTATCTAGCGGAGCTATTTGCTAAAGGTTACTCGGTAGAATACTTCAGTGAAGGTGGTCGCTCGCGTACTGGTCGTCTGTTACAAGCAAAAACCGGTATGTTAGCAATGACAGTTCAAGCGATGTTGCGCGGTCTAAATCGCCCTGTAACTCTTGTACCGGTTTATATTGGTTACGAGCATGTCATGGAAGTCGGCACCTACGCAAAAGAATTGCGTGGCAGCCGCAAAGAGAAAGAAAATGCCGGTCTTGTACTACGCACCATTCGTAAGCTGCGCAACTTTGGTCAAGGCTATGTGAATTTTGGTGAGCCGATCCCAGTCAACCAATACCTCAATGAGCATGCACCAGAGTGGACCAAAGATATCGACCCGATGGGCGGTTCTAAACCACAATGGTTAACGCCGGTGGTGAATGGTCTCGCCACCAAGATGATGACGCATATTAATGATGCCGCGGCTGCCAACGCCTTAACACTATGTGCGACAGCTTTACTGGCATCACGCCAACGCGCACTCTCACGTGATAGCTTGGTGCGACAAATCGATTGCTACCTGTCATTGCTGAAAAACGTGCCTTACTCTTCAACTTGTACAGTACCAAATGAAGATGCAGAAACGTTAGTAAAACACGCGGAGTCACTGGATAAGTTTGTATTAGAAACGGACACTATGGGTGAAATTGTATCGCTTGACCGCAACCAATCGATCCTAATGACTTACTACCGTAACAACATTATTCACTTGTTTGCTATCCCTGCATTGATTGCTCAAATGCTAGTACGCCGCCAAAAGCTCACCATGGCGCAAATCAAAGCCAATGTAGCTCAGGTGTACCCATTCTTAAAGCAAGAATTATTCTTGAGCATTGATGAAACAAACTTGGATCAAGCAGTCGAGGCCTATGTCAACGAGCTGGCTAACCAAGGATTGATCAGCATCGAGCAAGAGATGGTGGAAATTAAGCAAAACAATACTCAGGTACTGGTTCTGCTTGGTCGAACTATCTCTGAAACTTTGCAACGTTACTCAATTGCACTGAATTTATTGGTGGCAATGCCAGAGCTTGGCAAATCTGATCTTGAAATCAAGAGCCAAGATATTGCTCAGCGCCTAGGGCGTCTACATGGCATCAATGCTCCAGAGTTCTTCGATAAAGGCGTTTTTGCTGCGTTGTTTACCACGTTGAAAGAGCAACACTATCTTGATATTGATGGCAACTGTGACTTAGAGAAAACGCGCCAATTTGCTGAACTGCTTTACACCATGCTTTACCCCGAAGTTCGTCTAACCATTCGTGAAAGCGTCTGCCAAGCAGCAGAGCATTGCGAGTTAGAGCAACTAACGGAAGAGTAA
- the ubiA gene encoding 4-hydroxybenzoate octaprenyltransferase, translating to MTATKARAYWQLMRMDKPIGTLLLLWPTMWALIIAAQGIPSIEVLLVFVLGVVLMRAAGCVINDFADRKVDGHVKRTQHRPLPSGLVSSREAVTLFIVLALLSFVLVLTMNPLTIKLSFVGIFLAFIYPFMKRYTHLPQLFLGLAFSWAIPMAWAAQANELPPMVWFLFVMNALWTIAYDTQYAMVDRDDDLKIGIKSTAILFGRFDKMVIGALQLITLMMLIALGMWYSLGTSFYWSVLVVGALFVFQQHLIRHRQRELCFQAFLNNNYVGMAVTLGLLVAFW from the coding sequence GCCACAAAAGCGCGTGCTTATTGGCAATTAATGCGAATGGACAAGCCGATAGGTACGCTGTTATTACTTTGGCCGACGATGTGGGCATTGATTATCGCGGCACAAGGTATTCCGAGTATCGAAGTGTTACTGGTTTTTGTACTCGGTGTGGTATTAATGCGAGCGGCGGGCTGCGTTATCAATGACTTTGCTGATCGCAAGGTGGATGGGCATGTAAAACGAACTCAACATCGTCCGTTACCATCGGGTTTGGTTAGCAGTCGTGAAGCGGTGACATTATTTATCGTCTTGGCGCTACTTTCGTTTGTCCTCGTGCTGACGATGAATCCATTGACGATTAAGCTTTCGTTTGTCGGTATCTTTCTTGCGTTTATTTACCCGTTTATGAAGCGCTATACGCATCTGCCACAATTATTTTTGGGTTTGGCTTTTAGTTGGGCGATTCCAATGGCCTGGGCTGCGCAAGCGAATGAATTGCCGCCAATGGTGTGGTTTTTGTTTGTCATGAATGCGTTGTGGACCATTGCCTACGATACTCAATATGCGATGGTTGACCGCGATGATGACCTGAAAATTGGCATTAAATCGACCGCAATTTTATTCGGACGTTTTGACAAAATGGTGATTGGCGCATTGCAACTGATTACCCTGATGATGTTGATTGCTTTGGGGATGTGGTATTCGTTAGGCACGAGTTTTTATTGGAGTGTTTTGGTTGTCGGTGCGCTGTTTGTTTTCCAGCAGCATTTGATTCGCCATCGTCAGCGCGAACTGTGTTTCCAAGCTTTTCTCAATAACAACTATGTGGGTATGGCAGTCACACTTGGTTTGCTAGTGGCATTTTGGTAA